In Perognathus longimembris pacificus isolate PPM17 chromosome 23, ASM2315922v1, whole genome shotgun sequence, a single genomic region encodes these proteins:
- the Wdr90 gene encoding WD repeat-containing protein 90 isoform X4: MARAWQHPFLNIFRHFRVDEWKRSSKEGDVAVVTDKVLKSTVYRIQGSVSASNYIQLPRTSSQSLGLTGRYLYVLFRPLPTKHFVIHLDVFTEDGQVIRVSFSNLFKEFKSSATWLQFPFIFQARTSDRGVAPPGTRWTCLQLDLCDILLVYLSRRYGHLKSVRLCASLLVRNLYTSDLCFDPAVTITEARRAKLSVTPIPREMAFPVPKGESWHDHYVHIRFPSGLLKTSGKIQKDSSPPEAVFLGSAPQLVYPMAFSKLVQDSMSPVAQIPTAPCQAPSVPRLLPEVSLSNKHLKEYSVGDLCTHGRDSSTWVQATDVHTVVCGGHVLAHKSAGVPVALQNAGSYKHFLPDPILRLKGVIGFGGHSTKWALWTKDGAAVVYPCHAIIVVLSVDTGEQRFFLGHTDKVSALALDRSNSLLASAQAQPPSMVRLWDFQTGACLSLFQSPMHTVCSLSFSGSGTLLCSVGKDRHGRTVVVVWSTDQVDAGGEVGVVAKVHTDFDIQTFRIAYFDETRMASCGRGSVRLWRLRGGSLRSCPVDLGEHCVLELTDLAFAQSPDSCQVPSSCTLYVCSRSGHILEIDHQCMAVLCTRRLLPTRTSGGPLPQKQSPGLGSGIAISSLSVSSTACAVGSEDGYLRVWPLDFSSVLLEAEHDGPVSAVCMSPDGLRVLSTTFLGHLGFLDIPSQEYMVLVRSHMASVLAFSMERSRGQLATVSLDHTLRIWDLATLRQLYDFQSSEEAPCAVAFHPIWPTFFCGFSSGAVRSFSLENARVLVEHTRHRGAITSLIVSPDGSFLFSSCSRGSLIQYDCAVPQCRILRVAANVVCQDARPNPNTLAVSGDSRLLAFVGPSKCMVTVMESASLGELLRVDVSTLDLTGSHLGLAVAICFDPASPDHLLVSMSSNKIVALDTTSGRTVRELSSVRPVACSSLALSENSRFLLMATGRAIKVWDYLTPTDPGYQVYIGHSEPVQAVAFTPDQQQVLSVGDAIFLWDVLAAPERQVSVLDHIYLSLPLVLPPTPCLFLSDRSQPRPPSAHEAGLDMGHLKDPVASGFPRQEVPVPSQTSPPLLGICATPLKDSSGAQNIRKGRAWPTIRPDSYKHFTARYKTSKPAKNVFFPPTGGEQLHLKAVVGYNGNGRANMVWRPETGFFAYTCGRLVVVEDLHSGAQQHWLGHPEEISTLALSHDAQVLASASCCGSGASCCQIRIWDIPRGSCQKLLSHHDSAVQALAFSPDDELLVTLGDYSDRTLALWSTDTYELLSSTHLSEPVHGVAFSPWDTGELTCVGTGAVTFWLLQQHGADSSLQVYRHPVPEEVGVAELTSLCYGAAPLLYCGSCSGQVCVWDTSTGRCFLAWEADDGEIGVLLCSGSRLVSGSNTRRLRLWAVGAVPELRRKGSGARSSSVFMEHELTLDGAVVSASFDSSMDIGVAGSTAGTLWYISWAKGTSTRLVSGHRGKVNEVVFSPSESHCATCGEDGSVRVWSLARMELVIQFQVLNQSCLCLAWSPPSCGRPEQQKVVAGYSDGTLRVFSISQTAMELKMHPHQTALTAIAFSTDGQTILSGDKDGLVVVSRPCTGMSLRMLTDHQGAPISTIQSTSKEYGALGVEGTDLWLAASGDQRVSIWVSDWSRDHCELLDWLSFPAPVTLETPGIPPPSLAAFCPWDQALLICVGLGAHKEVLFYSLRQKQVVVKTPLPFFAMSLSLSVGTRLMAIGFAECMVRLLDCVSGTTQDFAGHDDSVHLCRFTPSAKLLFTAAHNEVLVWEVMSH; the protein is encoded by the exons GACGGCCAGGTCATCCGTGTGTCTTTCTCTAACCTCTTTAAAGAGTTCAAGTCCTCTGCCACATGGCTTCAGTTCCCCTTCATTTTCCAGGCCAGGACATCGGATAGAG GTGTCGCTCCTCCTGGTACCCGCTGGACTTGCCTGCAGCTGGACCTCTGTGACATCCTGCTGGTCTACCTGAGCCGGCGCTATGGCCACCTCAAGAGTGTTAGGCTGTGTGCTAGCCTACTAGTCAGGAATCTCTACACCAGTGATCTGTGCTTCGACCCTG cTGTCACCATCACTGAGGCCCGGCGGGCAAAGCTTTCTGTGACTCCCATACCTCGAGAAATGGCCTTCCCAGTGCCAAAGGGAGAGAGCTGGCATGATCACTATGTCCACATCCG GTTTCCAAGTGGCCTTCTGAAGACTTCTGGAAAGATTCAGAAGGACAGTTCCCCTCCTGAGGCAG TCTTCCTGGGATCTGCACCTCAGCTTGTTTATCCAATGGCCTTCAGCAAACTCGTGCAGGATAGCATGTCACCTGTGGCCCAGATACCCACAGCT CCCTGCCAGGCACCCTCGGTACCCAGGCTCCTTCCAGAGGTCAGCCTGTCCAACAAGCACCTGAAGGAGTACAGTGTAGGTGATCTATGTACACATGGCAGAGATTCTTCAACCTGGGTACAGGCTACTGATGTGCACACGGTGGTCTGTGGTGGCCATGTACTTGCTCACAAGTCAGCTGGGGTGCCTGTGGCTCTTCAGAATGCTGGCTCCTATAAG CACTTCCTCCCGGACCCAATACTGAGGCTCAAGGGGGTCATTGGTTTTGGTGGCCACAGCACCAAATGG GCTCTGTGGACCAAGGATGGAGCAGCTGTTGTTTACCCTTGTCATGCCATCATTGTTGTCCTGAGTGTTGACACTGGGGAGCAGCGCTTCTTTCTTGGCCACACAGATAAG GTCTCTGCCCTGGCACTAGACAGGAGTAACTCACTGCTGGCATCGGCCCAGGCCCAGCCACCCAGCATGGTGCGCCTCTGGGACTTCCAGACAGGGGCGTGTCTGTCCCTGTTCCAGAGCCCAATGCATACAGTCTGTTCCCTCAG cTTCTCTGGCAGTGGGACTCTTCTCTGCAGTGTGGGCAAGGATCGCCACGGGAGGACG GTGGTGGTGGTTTGGAGCACAGACCAAGTAGATGCTGGTGGTGAAGTGGGTGTTGTTGCTAAGGTGCACACTGACTTTGACATCCAGACCTTCCGGATTGCCTATTTTGATGAAACCAG GATGGCATCCTGTGGGCGAGGCAGCGTGCGCCTCTGGCGACTGCGTGGTGGGTCACTGCGCTCCTGCCCTGTGGATCTGGGGGAGCACTGCGTGCTGGAGCTCACTGACCTTGCCTTTGCACAGAGCCCAGACAGCTGCCAGGTGCCCTCCTCTTGCACACT TTACGTATGCAGCCGTAGTGGTCACATCCTGGAGATTGACCACCAGTGCATGGCTGTGCTGTGCACCCGCCGCCTGCTGCCCACACGGACCTCTGGTGGCCCCCTTCCCCAAAAGCAGAGCCCTGGCTTAG GCTCCGGCATTGCCATAAGCAGCCTCAGTGTCTCCTCGACTGCATGTGCTGTGGGCTCTGAGGATGGCTACCTGCGAGTCTGGCCCCTGGACTTCTCTTCAGTGCTCTTGGAGGCAG AGCACGATGGCCCTGTCAGCGCTGTCTGTATGAGCCCTGATGGCCTGCGCGTGCTCTCCACCACCTTCTTGGGCCACCTGGGCTTCTTAGACATCCCATCCCAGGAGTACATGGTGCTAGTACGCTCCCACATGGCCTCAGTACTGGCCTTCTCCATGGAACGGAGCCGGGGACAGCTGGCCACCGTGTCCCTAGACCACACTCTACGCATCTGGGACCTGGCTACCCTACGGCAG CTTTATGACTTCCAGTCATCTGAGGAGGCCCCGTGTGCTGTTGCTTTCCATCCTATCTGGCCGACCTTCTTCTGTGGCTTTAGCAGTGGAGCCGTGCGCTCCTTCAGCCTGGAGAATGCCAGGGTTCTGGTGGAACACAC GCGTCATCGAGGGGCCATCACCAGCCTAATCGTCAGCCCTGATGGTAGCTTCCTGTTCAGCTCTTGTTCTCGGGGCTCCCTGATCCAATACGACTGTGCTGTCCCCCAATGCCGCATCCTCCGTGTAGCAG CCAATGTCGTATGTCAGGATGCCCGCCCAAACCCCAACACTTTGGCTGTCAGTGGGGACAGCCGCTTGCTGGCCTTTGTGGGGCCCTCCAAGTGCATGGTGACAGTGATGGAGTCAGCCTCCCTGGGCGAG CTGCTGCGAGTTGATGTCAGCACACTAGACCTCACCGGCAGCCACCTGGGCTTGGCTGTGGCCATCTGCTTTGACCCTGCATCCCCAGATCACTTACTGGTGTCCATGTCATCCAATAAAATTGTAGCACTGGATACTACATCAGGACGCACTGTCCGGGAG TTGTCCAGTGTCCGCCCCGTGGCTTGTTCCTCTCTGGCTCTCAGTGAAAATTCTCGCTTCCTGCTGATGGCCACTGGCCGGGCTATCAAAGTGTGGGATTACTTAACACCCACTGACCCTGGGTACCAG GTGTACATTGGGCACTCGGAGCCGGTACAGGCTGTGGCTTTCACCCCTGACCAGCAGCAGGTCCTCAGTGTGGGGGACGCCATCTTCCTCTGGGATGTCCTGGCTGCCCCTGAGAGGCAAGTGTCTGTCCTTGACCATATTTACCTTAGCCTCCCTCTAGTCCTCCCCCCAACACCCTGTCTCTTTCTTAGTgacagaagccagcccagaccccCCTCAGCCCATGAAGCAG GCCTGGACATGGGACACCTGAAGGACCCAGTGGCCAGTGGGTTTCCCCGGCAAGAGGTGCCTGTGCCATCTCAAACATCTCCACCTCTGCTGGGCATCTGTGCCACACCCCTCAAGGACAGTTCTG gtGCCCAGAACATCAGAAAAGGAAGGGCTTGGCCCACCATCCGCCCAGATTCTTATAAGCATTTCACAGCTCGCTACAAGACCTCTAAACCCGCCAAG AATGTCTTCTTCCCTCCTACTGGTGGTGAGCAGCTGCACCTGAAGGCTGTTGTCGGTTACAATGGGAATGGACGAGCCAACATGGTCTGGAGACCAGAAACGG GTTTCTTTGCCTACACATGTGGCCGCCTGGTGGTTGTGGAGGATCTGCACTCAGGTGCCCAGCAGCACTGGCTTGGCCACCCTGAGGAGATCTCCACGTTGGCTCTCAGTCATGATGCCCAG GTTCTGGCTTCTGCCTCTTGCTGTGGCAGTGGAGCATCCTGCTGCCAGATCCGCATCTGGGACATACCCAGGGGCTCTTGCCAGAAGCTCCTTTCTCACCACGACAGTGCTGTGCAGGCCCTGGCCTTCTCCCCAGATGATGAGCTCCTTGTGACATTAG GGGATTACAGTGACCGAACCCTCGCCCTGTGGAGCACAGACACCTATGAGCTGCTGTCATCCACCCACCTCTCAGAGCCAGTGCATGGCGTGGCCTTCAGCCCTTGGGACACTGGCGAGCTCACCTGTGTGGGCACGGGTGCTGTCACCTTCTGGCTCCTGCAGCAGCATGGGGCAGACAGCAGCCTCCAG GTGTACCGACATCCGGTTCCTGAGGAAGTGGGGGTGGCCGAGCTGACCTCACTCTGCTATGGGGCTGCCCCACTGCTCTACTGTGGCTCTTGCTCTGGCCAGGTTTGCGTCTGGGACACCAGCACTGGCCGCTGTTTCCTGGCTTGGGAGGCAGATGATGGTGAAATTG GAGTACTGCTGTGCTCCGGGTCCAGGCTGGTTAGTGGCAGCAACACTAGACGACTACGCCTATGGGCTGTCGGGGCTGTGCCGGAGCTGAGGCGTAAAGGCTCAGGCGCCAG GTCCAGTTCAGTGTTCATGGAACATGAGCTGACCCTGGATGGGGCTGTTGTGAGTGCGAGCTTCGACAGCAGCATGGACATTGGCGTGGCGGGCAGCACAGCTGGCACACTCTGGTACATCAGCTGGGCCAAGGGCACCAGCACCCGCCTCGTCAGCGGCCACAGGGGCAAG GTCAATGAGGTGGTCTTCAGCCCCAGTGAGTCCCACTGTGCCACGTGTGGTGAGGATGGAAGTGTGAGAGTGTGGTCCTTGGCCAGAATGGAGCTGGTGATCCAGTTCCAGGTGCTGAACCAG AGCTGCCTCTGCCTTGCATGGAGCCCCCCATCCTGTGGACGCCCAGAGCAGCAAAAGGTGGTGGCTGGCTACAGTGATGGCACACTGCGTGTCTTCAGCATCTCCCAGACTGCCATGGAACTCAAGATGCACCCTCACCAGACTGCTCTGACAGCCATTGCTTTCTCCACTGATG GTCAGACCATCCTCTCTGGAGATAAGGATGGCCTTGTGGTTGTGAGCCGCCCCTGCACAGGGATGAGCTTGCGTATGCTAACTGACCACCAAGGTGCCCCAATATCTACCATCCAGAGTACAAGCAAAGAG TATGGAGCGCTAGGGGTAGAGGGCACAGACCTGTGGCTGGCTGCCAGTGGGGACCAGCGAGTGAGCATCTGGGTTTCCGACTGGAGCAGGGACCACTGTGAGCTCCTGGACTGGTTGAgtttcccagcccctgtcacaTTGGAG ACCCCAGGCATTCCACCACCCTCCCTTGCTGCCTTCTGCCCCTGGGACCAGGCACTGCTGATATGTGTGGGCCTCGGTGCACACAAAGAAGTACTCTTCTATAGCCTCCGCCAGAAGCAG GTGGTGGTGAAAACACCGCTTCCCTTCTTCGCCATGTCCCTGAGCCTGTCGGTGGGTACTCGCCTTATGGCCATCGGCTTTGCTG AATGCATGGTGCGACTTTTGGACTGTGTATCAGGGACCACCCAGGACTTTGCTGGCCACGATGACTCGGTACACCTGTGCAGGTTCACCCCGTCTGCCAAGCTGCTCTTCACTGCTGCCCACAATGAGGTCCTGGTATGGGAGGTCATGAGCCACTGA
- the Wdr90 gene encoding WD repeat-containing protein 90 isoform X5 — translation MARAWQHPFLNIFRHFRVDEWKRSSKEGDVAVVTDKVLKSTVYRIQGSVSASNYIQLPRTSSQSLGLTGRYLYVLFRPLPTKHFVIHLDVFTEDGQVIRVSFSNLFKEFKSSATWLQFPFIFQARTSDRGVAPPGTRWTCLQLDLCDILLVYLSRRYGHLKSVRLCASLLVRNLYTSDLCFDPAVTITEARRAKLSVTPIPREMAFPVPKGESWHDHYVHIRFPSGLLKTSGKIQKDSSPPEAVFLGSAPQLVYPMAFSKLVQDSMSPVAQIPTAPCQAPSVPRLLPEVSLSNKHLKEYSVGDLCTHGRDSSTWVQATDVHTVVCGGHVLAHKSAGVPVALQNAGSYKHFLPDPILRLKGVIGFGGHSTKWALWTKDGAAVVYPCHAIIVVLSVDTGEQRFFLGHTDKVSALALDRSNSLLASAQAQPPSMVRLWDFQTGACLSLFQSPMHTVCSLSFSGSGTLLCSVGKDRHGRTVVVVWSTDQVDAGGEVGVVAKVHTDFDIQTFRIAYFDETRMASCGRGSVRLWRLRGGSLRSCPVDLGEHCVLELTDLAFAQSPDSCQVPSSCTLYVCSRSGHILEIDHQCMAVLCTRRLLPTRTSGGPLPQKQSPGLGSGIAISSLSVSSTACAVGSEDGYLRVWPLDFSSVLLEAEHDGPVSAVCMSPDGLRVLSTTFLGHLGFLDIPSQEYMVLVRSHMASVLAFSMERSRGQLATVSLDHTLRIWDLATLRQLYDFQSSEEAPCAVAFHPIWPTFFCGFSSGAVRSFSLENARVLVEHTRHRGAITSLIVSPDGSFLFSSCSRGSLIQYDCAVPQCRILRVAANVVCQDARPNPNTLAVSGDSRLLAFVGPSKCMVTVMESASLGELLRVDVSTLDLTGSHLGLAVAICFDPASPDHLLVSMSSNKIVALDTTSGRTVRELSSVRPVACSSLALSENSRFLLMATGRAIKVWDYLTPTDPGYQVYIGHSEPVQAVAFTPDQQQVLSVGDAIFLWDVLAAPERQVSVLDHIYLSLPLVLPPTPCLFLSDRSQPRPPSAHEAGLDMGHLKDPVASGFPRQEVPVPSQTSPPLLGICATPLKDSSGTFTSDEEGQCEESHGTKGFAQAPRPSVLVGGAGDGAQGTVWGYRGLLVSPQHHNQPSAQNIRKGRAWPTIRPDSYKHFTARYKTSKPAKNVFFPPTGGEQLHLKAVVGYNGNGRANMVWRPETGFFAYTCGRLVVVEDLHSGAQQHWLGHPEEISTLALSHDAQVLASASCCGSGASCCQIRIWDIPRGSCQKLLSHHDSAVQALAFSPDDELLVTLGDYSDRTLALWSTDTYELLSSTHLSEPVHGVAFSPWDTGELTCVGTGAVTFWLLQQHGADSSLQVYRHPVPEEVGVAELTSLCYGAAPLLYCGSCSGQVCVWDTSTGRCFLAWEADDGEIGVLLCSGSRLVSGSNTRRLRLWAVGAVPELRRKGSGARSSSVFMEHELTLDGAVVSASFDSSMDIGVAGSTAGTLWYISWAKGTSTRLVSGHRGKVNEVVFSPSESHCATCGEDGSVRVWSLARMELVIQFQVLNQSCLCLAWSPPSCGRPEQQKVVAGYSDGTLRVFSISQTAMELKMHPHQTALTAIAFSTDGQTILSGDKDGLVVVSRPCTGMSLRMLTDHQGAPISTIQSTSKEGPL, via the exons GACGGCCAGGTCATCCGTGTGTCTTTCTCTAACCTCTTTAAAGAGTTCAAGTCCTCTGCCACATGGCTTCAGTTCCCCTTCATTTTCCAGGCCAGGACATCGGATAGAG GTGTCGCTCCTCCTGGTACCCGCTGGACTTGCCTGCAGCTGGACCTCTGTGACATCCTGCTGGTCTACCTGAGCCGGCGCTATGGCCACCTCAAGAGTGTTAGGCTGTGTGCTAGCCTACTAGTCAGGAATCTCTACACCAGTGATCTGTGCTTCGACCCTG cTGTCACCATCACTGAGGCCCGGCGGGCAAAGCTTTCTGTGACTCCCATACCTCGAGAAATGGCCTTCCCAGTGCCAAAGGGAGAGAGCTGGCATGATCACTATGTCCACATCCG GTTTCCAAGTGGCCTTCTGAAGACTTCTGGAAAGATTCAGAAGGACAGTTCCCCTCCTGAGGCAG TCTTCCTGGGATCTGCACCTCAGCTTGTTTATCCAATGGCCTTCAGCAAACTCGTGCAGGATAGCATGTCACCTGTGGCCCAGATACCCACAGCT CCCTGCCAGGCACCCTCGGTACCCAGGCTCCTTCCAGAGGTCAGCCTGTCCAACAAGCACCTGAAGGAGTACAGTGTAGGTGATCTATGTACACATGGCAGAGATTCTTCAACCTGGGTACAGGCTACTGATGTGCACACGGTGGTCTGTGGTGGCCATGTACTTGCTCACAAGTCAGCTGGGGTGCCTGTGGCTCTTCAGAATGCTGGCTCCTATAAG CACTTCCTCCCGGACCCAATACTGAGGCTCAAGGGGGTCATTGGTTTTGGTGGCCACAGCACCAAATGG GCTCTGTGGACCAAGGATGGAGCAGCTGTTGTTTACCCTTGTCATGCCATCATTGTTGTCCTGAGTGTTGACACTGGGGAGCAGCGCTTCTTTCTTGGCCACACAGATAAG GTCTCTGCCCTGGCACTAGACAGGAGTAACTCACTGCTGGCATCGGCCCAGGCCCAGCCACCCAGCATGGTGCGCCTCTGGGACTTCCAGACAGGGGCGTGTCTGTCCCTGTTCCAGAGCCCAATGCATACAGTCTGTTCCCTCAG cTTCTCTGGCAGTGGGACTCTTCTCTGCAGTGTGGGCAAGGATCGCCACGGGAGGACG GTGGTGGTGGTTTGGAGCACAGACCAAGTAGATGCTGGTGGTGAAGTGGGTGTTGTTGCTAAGGTGCACACTGACTTTGACATCCAGACCTTCCGGATTGCCTATTTTGATGAAACCAG GATGGCATCCTGTGGGCGAGGCAGCGTGCGCCTCTGGCGACTGCGTGGTGGGTCACTGCGCTCCTGCCCTGTGGATCTGGGGGAGCACTGCGTGCTGGAGCTCACTGACCTTGCCTTTGCACAGAGCCCAGACAGCTGCCAGGTGCCCTCCTCTTGCACACT TTACGTATGCAGCCGTAGTGGTCACATCCTGGAGATTGACCACCAGTGCATGGCTGTGCTGTGCACCCGCCGCCTGCTGCCCACACGGACCTCTGGTGGCCCCCTTCCCCAAAAGCAGAGCCCTGGCTTAG GCTCCGGCATTGCCATAAGCAGCCTCAGTGTCTCCTCGACTGCATGTGCTGTGGGCTCTGAGGATGGCTACCTGCGAGTCTGGCCCCTGGACTTCTCTTCAGTGCTCTTGGAGGCAG AGCACGATGGCCCTGTCAGCGCTGTCTGTATGAGCCCTGATGGCCTGCGCGTGCTCTCCACCACCTTCTTGGGCCACCTGGGCTTCTTAGACATCCCATCCCAGGAGTACATGGTGCTAGTACGCTCCCACATGGCCTCAGTACTGGCCTTCTCCATGGAACGGAGCCGGGGACAGCTGGCCACCGTGTCCCTAGACCACACTCTACGCATCTGGGACCTGGCTACCCTACGGCAG CTTTATGACTTCCAGTCATCTGAGGAGGCCCCGTGTGCTGTTGCTTTCCATCCTATCTGGCCGACCTTCTTCTGTGGCTTTAGCAGTGGAGCCGTGCGCTCCTTCAGCCTGGAGAATGCCAGGGTTCTGGTGGAACACAC GCGTCATCGAGGGGCCATCACCAGCCTAATCGTCAGCCCTGATGGTAGCTTCCTGTTCAGCTCTTGTTCTCGGGGCTCCCTGATCCAATACGACTGTGCTGTCCCCCAATGCCGCATCCTCCGTGTAGCAG CCAATGTCGTATGTCAGGATGCCCGCCCAAACCCCAACACTTTGGCTGTCAGTGGGGACAGCCGCTTGCTGGCCTTTGTGGGGCCCTCCAAGTGCATGGTGACAGTGATGGAGTCAGCCTCCCTGGGCGAG CTGCTGCGAGTTGATGTCAGCACACTAGACCTCACCGGCAGCCACCTGGGCTTGGCTGTGGCCATCTGCTTTGACCCTGCATCCCCAGATCACTTACTGGTGTCCATGTCATCCAATAAAATTGTAGCACTGGATACTACATCAGGACGCACTGTCCGGGAG TTGTCCAGTGTCCGCCCCGTGGCTTGTTCCTCTCTGGCTCTCAGTGAAAATTCTCGCTTCCTGCTGATGGCCACTGGCCGGGCTATCAAAGTGTGGGATTACTTAACACCCACTGACCCTGGGTACCAG GTGTACATTGGGCACTCGGAGCCGGTACAGGCTGTGGCTTTCACCCCTGACCAGCAGCAGGTCCTCAGTGTGGGGGACGCCATCTTCCTCTGGGATGTCCTGGCTGCCCCTGAGAGGCAAGTGTCTGTCCTTGACCATATTTACCTTAGCCTCCCTCTAGTCCTCCCCCCAACACCCTGTCTCTTTCTTAGTgacagaagccagcccagaccccCCTCAGCCCATGAAGCAG GCCTGGACATGGGACACCTGAAGGACCCAGTGGCCAGTGGGTTTCCCCGGCAAGAGGTGCCTGTGCCATCTCAAACATCTCCACCTCTGCTGGGCATCTGTGCCACACCCCTCAAGGACAGTTCTG GTACCTTCACTTCTGATGAGGAAGGACAGTGTGAGGAAAGCCACGGCACCAAGGGGTTTGCCCAGGCTCCACGTCCATCTGTGCTTGTTGGAGGAGCTGGAGATGGGGCCCAGGGGACTGTCTGGGGCTACAGGGGACTCCTTGTGTCTCCCCAACACCACAACCAGCCTA gtGCCCAGAACATCAGAAAAGGAAGGGCTTGGCCCACCATCCGCCCAGATTCTTATAAGCATTTCACAGCTCGCTACAAGACCTCTAAACCCGCCAAG AATGTCTTCTTCCCTCCTACTGGTGGTGAGCAGCTGCACCTGAAGGCTGTTGTCGGTTACAATGGGAATGGACGAGCCAACATGGTCTGGAGACCAGAAACGG GTTTCTTTGCCTACACATGTGGCCGCCTGGTGGTTGTGGAGGATCTGCACTCAGGTGCCCAGCAGCACTGGCTTGGCCACCCTGAGGAGATCTCCACGTTGGCTCTCAGTCATGATGCCCAG GTTCTGGCTTCTGCCTCTTGCTGTGGCAGTGGAGCATCCTGCTGCCAGATCCGCATCTGGGACATACCCAGGGGCTCTTGCCAGAAGCTCCTTTCTCACCACGACAGTGCTGTGCAGGCCCTGGCCTTCTCCCCAGATGATGAGCTCCTTGTGACATTAG GGGATTACAGTGACCGAACCCTCGCCCTGTGGAGCACAGACACCTATGAGCTGCTGTCATCCACCCACCTCTCAGAGCCAGTGCATGGCGTGGCCTTCAGCCCTTGGGACACTGGCGAGCTCACCTGTGTGGGCACGGGTGCTGTCACCTTCTGGCTCCTGCAGCAGCATGGGGCAGACAGCAGCCTCCAG GTGTACCGACATCCGGTTCCTGAGGAAGTGGGGGTGGCCGAGCTGACCTCACTCTGCTATGGGGCTGCCCCACTGCTCTACTGTGGCTCTTGCTCTGGCCAGGTTTGCGTCTGGGACACCAGCACTGGCCGCTGTTTCCTGGCTTGGGAGGCAGATGATGGTGAAATTG GAGTACTGCTGTGCTCCGGGTCCAGGCTGGTTAGTGGCAGCAACACTAGACGACTACGCCTATGGGCTGTCGGGGCTGTGCCGGAGCTGAGGCGTAAAGGCTCAGGCGCCAG GTCCAGTTCAGTGTTCATGGAACATGAGCTGACCCTGGATGGGGCTGTTGTGAGTGCGAGCTTCGACAGCAGCATGGACATTGGCGTGGCGGGCAGCACAGCTGGCACACTCTGGTACATCAGCTGGGCCAAGGGCACCAGCACCCGCCTCGTCAGCGGCCACAGGGGCAAG GTCAATGAGGTGGTCTTCAGCCCCAGTGAGTCCCACTGTGCCACGTGTGGTGAGGATGGAAGTGTGAGAGTGTGGTCCTTGGCCAGAATGGAGCTGGTGATCCAGTTCCAGGTGCTGAACCAG AGCTGCCTCTGCCTTGCATGGAGCCCCCCATCCTGTGGACGCCCAGAGCAGCAAAAGGTGGTGGCTGGCTACAGTGATGGCACACTGCGTGTCTTCAGCATCTCCCAGACTGCCATGGAACTCAAGATGCACCCTCACCAGACTGCTCTGACAGCCATTGCTTTCTCCACTGATG GTCAGACCATCCTCTCTGGAGATAAGGATGGCCTTGTGGTTGTGAGCCGCCCCTGCACAGGGATGAGCTTGCGTATGCTAACTGACCACCAAGGTGCCCCAATATCTACCATCCAGAGTACAAGCAAAGAG GGACCACTGTGA